Proteins encoded together in one Planctomycetota bacterium window:
- a CDS encoding ABC transporter permease encodes MRIIRGSQVALKTLFSHKLRTVFATLGIIIGVSSVIVMVAIGEGAQTKALSKIRAMGTDLVIVTAGQVRLVGGRQRQTGNVTTLTMRDTKAISDEAQNIKAVAPVQSAKMLVKYEASNTTANIVGTTEEILGIKNLLIDSGRFFSEDDNKSLQRVAVLGKTIATEFFVGAEGRFAEAGQTRLRRENRNPVGEQIRIGNVLFEVIGILKEKGADITGADQDDIIYLPINTALRRLFNLSYINNIYVQAKDSGHIESAANEIRGILQEKHKLRGKPDDFTIQNQAEILRTEQITSQVFTNLLSAVAVIALLVGGIGILAVMLISIKERTREIGVRRAVGALRRDILLQFIMESFVLSLTGGIIGIILGVFASVGISYFTGWQLSLSVPAIIIAFLFSGIIGMVFGVYPAIKAAFLNPIKALQAE; translated from the coding sequence ATGAGAATAATCAGGGGTTCGCAGGTCGCTCTTAAAACGCTCTTCAGCCACAAGCTAAGAACCGTTTTCGCCACTTTGGGCATAATTATCGGCGTCAGTTCGGTTATTGTCATGGTCGCCATCGGCGAGGGCGCGCAAACTAAAGCCTTATCCAAAATCCGGGCTATGGGAACTGATTTGGTTATCGTAACCGCCGGGCAGGTAAGATTAGTCGGCGGAAGGCAAAGGCAAACGGGAAATGTGACGACATTAACCATGAGGGATACCAAAGCCATATCGGATGAGGCGCAAAATATTAAAGCGGTTGCCCCGGTGCAGAGCGCCAAAATGCTTGTCAAATATGAAGCATCCAATACTACCGCCAATATTGTCGGAACAACTGAAGAGATTCTGGGAATAAAGAATCTCCTTATCGATTCGGGCAGGTTCTTTTCGGAAGATGATAATAAATCCCTGCAAAGAGTTGCGGTTCTTGGCAAAACCATTGCAACAGAGTTCTTTGTCGGTGCCGAAGGCAGATTCGCGGAGGCGGGGCAGACCCGCCTCAGGCGGGAAAACAGGAATCCGGTCGGCGAGCAAATCCGCATTGGGAACGTGTTATTTGAAGTTATCGGCATACTAAAGGAAAAAGGAGCGGATATTACGGGCGCGGACCAGGACGATATTATTTATCTGCCGATTAATACGGCGCTCAGGCGGCTGTTTAATCTCAGCTATATCAACAATATTTATGTCCAGGCAAAGGATTCCGGTCATATTGAAAGCGCCGCCAATGAAATCAGGGGAATACTTCAGGAAAAACATAAATTAAGGGGAAAGCCGGATGATTTTACCATACAGAACCAGGCAGAGATTCTGAGAACCGAACAAATAACATCGCAGGTGTTTACGAATCTGCTCAGCGCGGTGGCGGTTATCGCGCTTCTGGTTGGCGGCATCGGTATCTTGGCGGTGATGCTGATATCAATAAAAGAACGAACCAGGGAAATAGGCGTGCGCCGGGCGGTGGGCGCGTTAAGGCGGGATATCCTGCTCCAATTTATCATGGAGTCATTCGTGTTGAGCCTGACCGGCGGAATCATCGGGATTATTTTGGGTGTATTTGCTTCGGTAGGAATTTCTTATTTTACCGGCTGGCAACTTAGCTTATCCGTTCCGGCAATTATAATTGCATTCTTATTCTCCGGCATAATCGGCATGGTATTCGGCGTCTATCCGGCAATCAAAGCCGCCTTTCTAAACCCGATTAAAGCCTTGCAGGCTGAATAG
- a CDS encoding ABC transporter permease has translation MPLSKLIRVSFNSLLKYKGRTFLMMLGIIIGIATLTVVVAMAKGAQNKIMQNIQNFGPNSVMVSAGGGKAWGPADDHTTTLTLEDVTAIKESVNGIKYIAPFTMHLEQDIVYGNKYATCVIVGVTPEWADAWQWFTEKGDFISEEDVSSLSKNCVLGQTIVKELFGNQNPIGETVRINNTNFKVIGIMKKRGTSPIGMDMDSRITIPLSTAMRRLFNITHIGMLRLYLGDPNRLDEVTKSVASILRERHHITPPEEDDFRVTNSIAIAKTVQGVSQTLVILLGLLSLIALLIGGIVIANIMFISVNERRKEIGIRRAFGARARDIMNQFLVEALIITVSGGIIGTILGIALSKGIAFVKKMPVAISWEPFALAIVFSMLVGVLSGIQPAKRAASLDPVEAIRG, from the coding sequence ATGCCACTATCCAAACTTATCAGGGTTTCTTTTAATAGCCTGCTGAAATATAAAGGCAGGACATTCCTCATGATGCTCGGCATCATCATCGGCATCGCCACCCTGACGGTTGTCGTCGCCATGGCAAAGGGCGCGCAAAACAAGATTATGCAGAATATCCAGAATTTCGGGCCGAACTCGGTGATGGTTTCCGCCGGCGGCGGAAAGGCCTGGGGTCCGGCGGATGATCACACGACGACGCTGACGCTTGAAGATGTCACTGCGATTAAAGAATCCGTTAACGGCATCAAATATATCGCGCCGTTTACCATGCATCTGGAACAGGATATTGTTTACGGGAACAAATACGCGACATGCGTAATAGTGGGCGTAACGCCGGAATGGGCAGATGCCTGGCAGTGGTTTACCGAAAAAGGCGATTTCATAAGCGAGGAAGATGTTTCTTCCTTAAGCAAGAATTGCGTGCTCGGGCAAACCATCGTTAAGGAATTATTCGGCAATCAAAACCCCATCGGGGAAACCGTGCGCATCAATAATACTAATTTTAAGGTCATCGGCATAATGAAAAAACGCGGCACAAGCCCGATAGGCATGGATATGGATAGCCGTATAACCATACCGCTCTCCACGGCAATGAGGCGGCTTTTTAATATTACTCATATCGGGATGCTCCGCCTTTATCTGGGTGACCCGAACCGTTTGGATGAGGTTACCAAGAGCGTTGCTTCCATCCTGAGGGAGCGCCATCATATTACGCCTCCCGAAGAAGATGATTTCCGGGTTACTAACTCAATTGCCATAGCCAAAACAGTCCAGGGGGTTTCCCAAACCCTGGTGATATTATTGGGACTGTTGTCTCTAATCGCACTGCTGATCGGCGGCATTGTCATTGCCAATATAATGTTTATCTCTGTCAATGAGCGCCGTAAAGAAATAGGCATCAGGCGTGCGTTCGGCGCCAGGGCCCGTGATATTATGAACCAATTCCTCGTTGAAGCATTGATTATTACCGTGAGCGGCGGCATTATCGGGACGATTCTGGGTATTGCCCTGTCAAAAGGTATTGCCTTTGTTAAAAAGATGCCGGTGGCGATTTCCTGGGAACCGTTTGCCCTTGCCATTGTATTTTCAATGTTAGTGGGGGTTTTATCCGGCATCCAGCCGGCAAAACGCGCCGCATCGCTCGACCCGGTTGAGGCAATACGGGGATAA